Proteins encoded by one window of Engraulis encrasicolus isolate BLACKSEA-1 chromosome 23, IST_EnEncr_1.0, whole genome shotgun sequence:
- the LOC134439856 gene encoding uncharacterized protein LOC134439856, with the protein MKLQAGTVPTVFAWSSTNTGRRTSNRSRLCEAVEVGTPQDADASTSSLNTDTDTPEEETPQDASASSFSIVATSPPYPDHDYTARPLSLEERYEEACKFIALQEEEIRKLRNERFFLQRFQCDDGQIRYYTGFKDYQTLMDVFKALQPTAETMVGWSQAQRLKQMGKDIIRQGCREQSLPLSDQFFLFLCRLRQGYSVADLASLFSVSLATVSRICITWTNFVYHMLGSLEIWPSRQTVDELMPQSFKNSFPKTRVVIDCTELPLQKPSSKVLSSEAFSFYKGVTTLKSLIGITPSGTLSFVSDLYTGSISDKEITNLCGILNLLEKGDEVMADKGFPISDLLSPLGVTLAIPPFISNDRQLTQEELAKTEKIGALRIHVEREIRRIKEYHIFDPPLAITTLGSINQIWKVCALLTMLQDPLF; encoded by the exons ATGAAGCTGCAGGCAGGGACTGTGCCAACCGTATTTGCCTGGTCTTCCACCAACACTGGCCGGAGAACATCGAACAGATCACG TCTGTGCGAGGCTGTTGAAGTGGGTACGCCTCAAGATGCTGATGCCTCAACGTCCAG TCTCAACACAGATACTGATACCCCTGAAGAGGAAACACCTCAAGATGCCTCTGCCTCATCATTCAG CATTGTTGCCACCAGTCCCCCATACCCGGACCACGATTACACAGCGAGGCCACTGTCATTGGAGGAGCGATATGAAGAGGCCTGTAAATTCATTGCCCTGCAAGAAGAGGAGATCCGGAAATTGAGAAATGAACGATTCTTCTTACAGCGCTTTCAATGCGATGATGGCCAAATTAGGTACTACACTGGATTTAAAGACTATCAGACATTGATGGACGTTTTTAAGGCTTTACAGCCTACTGCTGAGACCATGGTAGGCTGGAGCCAAGCACAGAGGTTAAAACAAATGGGCAAAGACATCATTAGGCAGGGATGTAGAGAGCAGAGCCTACCCCTGTCAGATcagtttttcctctttctctgccGTTTGAGGCAAGGCTATTCAGTGGCGGACCTTGCTTCTCTCTTCAGTGTTTCCCTGGCTACTGTGAGTAGAATTTGTATCACTTGGACCAACTTTGTGTACCACATGTTAGGATCCCTAGAAATTTGGCCTTCACGACAAACAGTAGATGAATTAATGCCCCAGTCTTTTAAAAACAGTTTCCCAAAAACTCGAGTGGTCATAGACTGCACAGAATTGCCCCTACAAAAGCCTAGTTCAAAAGTGCTTAGCTCTGAAGCTTTCTCCTTTTACAAGGGGGTAACCACACTGAAGTCCCTAATTGGCATAACCCCGTCTGGCACACTGTCCTTTGTTAGTGATTTGTACACAGGATCAATATCAGACAAAGAAATCACAAACTTGTGTGGGATTCTGAATTTGTTGGAGAAAGGTGATGAGGTGATGGCAGATAAGGGATTTCCTATTAGTGACCTGTTATCTCCTCTAGGTGTCACACTAGCTATTCCACCGTTTATCAGCAATGATAGACAGCTTACTCAGGAGGAGTTAGCTAAGACAGAAAAAATTGGTGCCTTACGCATTCATGTTGAGAGGGAAATTCGGAGGATCAAGGAATACCACATATTTGACCCGCCGCTAGCCATCACCACTTTGGGGTCCATAAACCAAATCTGGAAAGTATGTGCATTACTTACTATGTTACAGGATCCACTTTTCTAA
- the LOC134440040 gene encoding uncharacterized protein LOC134440040: MAWTENLRLLPPITAGFVECWASEGNSIPQKVQKRGYSNFIEGYIHEIKVRRREDGCTVKARAFPSMRKNKSPYAVQVDLTTGSQLKDVICSCKAGLGRCAHVIGLLYTLAHFQKLGLKSVPPIRSKTSLPQTWHIPQRSLGLTPKPINLVTVNKIKPHQNDPATTSKVQGIATNFYCPVPLPLPSKQFANRLKENLQMSGSTCQLATLMTTASYRPTYVPSPYGEIPKGCVLNHHALPAVQSADDDAYPPFDLPPQPPTYVTVLRQDEHDYYNGMSITLPDAQGIEYDTRSQANTKLWHSVRSQRITATMFKRVCCRKADLDTLASNLTSCKKTVQTQAMRRGVYMEPVAADKYQLITGNSILPCGFVINPSAPHLGATPDRKVIDHSEACPYGLLEIKCPDKEMCADCPYLTQDKEGGLSLKSGHEYQYQMFGQMGLTVV, translated from the exons ATGGCATGGACGGAAAATCTCCGTCTCCTCCCCCCTATAACAGCGGGTTTTGTTGAGTGTTGGGCGAGTGAAGGCAACTCCATCCCTCAAAAAGTTCAGAAGAGGGGTTACAGCAATTTTATCGAGGGGTATATCCACGAAATCAAAG tcaggaggagagaggacggcTGTACCGTGAAGGCTAGGGCATTCCCATCAATGCGAAAGAACAAGTCACCATACGCAGTCCAG GTTGACCTTACTACTGGAAGTCAATTGAAAGATGTCATCTGCAGCTGCAAGGCTGGTCTTGGGCGATGCGCACATGTTATTGGACTCCTGTACACCTTAGCCCACTTCCAAAAATTAGGCCTTAAATCAGTCCCACCAATCCGAAGCAAAACCTCTCTGCCACAAACGTGGCACATCCCACAGCGGTCTTTGGGGTTGACTCCCAAACCCATAAATTTGGTCACAGTCAACAAAATTAAGCCACACCAAAATGACCCTGCCACCACCTCAAAGGTTCAAGGAATAGCCACAAATTTTTATTGCCCAGTCCCACTCCCCCTTCCAAGTAAACAATTTGCTAATAGGTTAAAAGAAAACTTACAAATGTCAGGCAGTACATGCCAGCTAGCCACATTAATGACGACAGCATCATATAGGCCAACCTATGTCCCATCGCCTTACGGTGAAATCCCCAAAGGTTGCGTTTTAAACCATCACGCCTTACCAGCAGTACAATCAGCTGATGATGATGCCTACCCTCCCTTTGATTTGCCTCCACAACCACCAACTTATGTCACTGTTCTTAGACAGGATGAACATGATTACTATAATGGCATGTCAATTACTTTGCCTGATGCACAAGGCATAGAGTATGACACTCGAAGCCAAGCCAACACCAAACTGTGGCATTCAGTACGTTCCCAGCGAATTACAGCTACAATGTTTAAAAGAGTATGCTGTCGGAAAGCCGACTTAGATACTCTTGCATCAAACTTGACAAGTTGTAAGAAAACAGTGCAAACGCAGGCGATGCGAAGGGGTGTCTACATGGAACCAGTGGCTGCAGATAAGTATCAATTAATTACAGGCAACAGCATTCTGCCATGTGGATTTGTAATCAACCCCTCTGCTCCACACTTAGGCGCCACACCAGACAGGAAAGTTATTGACCATTCTGAAGCATGTCCTTATGGCCTCCTTGAGATTAAATGCCCTGACAAAGAGATGTGTGCAGACTGTCCCTATCTCACACAAGACAAAGAAGGGGGGTTGTCATTAAAATCAGGTCATGAGTACCAGTACCAAATGTTTGGACAGATGGGCCTTACCG TTGTGTAA